A window of Micromonospora eburnea genomic DNA:
GGCGGCGACCAGCCAGCGGAACTGCCGGTCGCGCAGGCTCTCCGCGAGGGCCCGCCAGCCGCCCGCCTCCGGTGCCGCCGGCCCGGCCGCCGCCTGCCGCAACCGGTCGATTCCGGCGATCCCGACCAGCATCGCGACCAGCATCCCGACGCCGAGCAGCGCCGCCATCCGCAGGTAGCCGCCACGGGTGGGGGTGTCGCCGCCGGTCAGCAGCGGCGCCAGCAGCCCGGACAGCAGGATCCCGACGGTGAGGACCACCATCCGGAAGGCCATCAGCCGGGTGCGTTCGTGATAGCCGATCCGCAGGTCCGCCGGAGTGGCCAGATAGGGCACCTGGTATGCGGCGAACAGCAGGTTACCGGCGATGAACAGCAGCGCCACCCAGGCCGCGGCGGCGCCACCGGTGAGTCCGCCGGGCACCGCGAAGAGCGCGGCGAAGGCCAGCGGGAGGACACAGCCGGCCAGCAGCAGCCGGCGGCGGTGCCCCCGGCGGGCCTGCTCGACGTCGCTGCGGTGGCCGATCCACGGATGCAGCAGCACGTCGGCGATCTTCGGCAGCAGCAGGGTCAGCCCGGCCAGCCACGGGGCGACGGCGAGCACGTCGGTGAGGAAGTAGAGCAGCAGCAACCCGGGCACGGTGAGCCAGACGCCCATGCCGAGCGAGCCGGTGGCGAAGCCGAGCAGGGGGGCCCGTCGCAGGGCGACGTCGTGGTCGAGCCCGGTCATGTTCGCATCCTCCCCGGGCGCGCCGCCCCGCCAATCCAACGGAGGATGGATTGTAGGGGGAACAATGGCGGGATGACCATGCCCCGCCGCCGGCCGGGCCGGCCCCGCCGTGACGACCAGCGACCGACCCGCGACCTCGTCCTCGCCGCCGCCACCGCGCTCTTCGCCGAACGTGGCTTCGACGCCGTCAGCCTGCGCGACGTCGCGTCCGCCGCCGGCGTCGACGTGGCCACCGTCGCGCACCACACGGGTACGAAGGCGCAGCTCTACGACGCCTGCTTCGCCCGGGTCTTCGCCGCGGAGCAGGAGGTGCTGGCGGCGGCCGGCGAGCGGGCCCGGGGTGCCCTGGCGGCCGGGCCGGCCGAGGCGCTGCGAGCCCTGCACGACCTGGTCGACGTCTTCGTGGACTTCCTCGAGGACCGGCCCGAGACCACCGCGTTGTGGCTGCGCCGCTGGCTGGAGCCGCACCGGCACGGGGAACTCGACCAGCGCTACGCGGCCCCGCTGTACGGGCTGGTCGAGCAGTTGCTCGCCGCCGCGGCCGAGCGTGGGGCGCTGGACGAGCCCACCCCGCACATCACGGTGCGCAGCCTGGTCTGGGCCGTGCACGGCCATGTGGTGGCCCTCGCCGCGTCCGGCGGCGCGGGAGCCCGGGAGCGGCGGGAGTTCCGGGCGTTCGTACACCGCTTCCTCGACGCGCTGTATCCGCCGGCCGCCCCTTGACGGCCCGCCGTCCGCTGGGCATTATCCATCGGACGTTGGATTAAGGAGGCGGGCATGACGGCACGGCCCAGGGTGGCGGTGATCGGCGCCGGGGTGGCCGGGCTGTCCACCCTCAAGGCGCTGCGCGACGCCGGGGTCCCGGCGGTGGCGTTCGAGTCCGCCGACACCGTCGGCGGACTCTGGGTGTACGGGGCGCCCGGCTCGCCCGCGTACACGACCCTGCACCTGAACACCAGCAAGGGCCGCACCCAGTTCGCCGACCACCCGATGCCCGCCGACTGGCCCGACTACCCGGGCCACGCCCGCATCGCCAGCTACCTTGCCGACTACGCCGACCGGTTCGGGCTCCACGAGGACATCCGGCTGCGGCACACCGTCACGCGGGTGGACCGCGCCGCCGACGACACCTGGACGGTGCACGCCACCGGGCCGGACGGGCCGGTCCGCGTGGACGTCGAGGCGGTGGTGGTCGCCAACGGTCACAACCGGGTGCCGAAGCTGCCCGACGGCTACGCGGGCGAGTGCACCGCAGACCAGATGCACAGCCACGACTACCGGGGGCCGGACCAGCTCGCCGGGCGGCGGGTCCTGGTCGTGGGCGGCGGCAACTCCGCGATGGACATTGCCGTCGACGCCTCGTACGCGGCCACCCGCGCCCTGCTGTCGCTGCGCCGCGGCGTCTGGGTGGTGCCCAAATATCTGCTCGGCCGCCCGTCGGACACGCTCAACGGGGCGCTGGCCCGCCGGCTGCCCTGGCGGCTGCGGCAGCGGATCAGCCAGACCATGCTCACCGCCACCGTCGGCCCGCCCACCCGGTACGGGCTGCCCGCCCCCACCCACGGCTTCCTCCAGGACCACCCCACCCTCTCCGACGGGCTGCTGTCCCGGCTCACCCACGGCGACATCGAGGCTCGTCCCGGCATCGCCCGGTTCGCCGGGAACCGGGTCGAGTTCACCGACGGCCGCGCCGACGAGGTGGACCTGGTGATCTGGTGCACCGGCTACCGGGTGGCGGTGCCGTTCCTCGACCCCGCGCTGCTCGGCGACGGCGCCGACCGGTTGCCGCTGTACCTGCACGTCTTCCACCTCGACGCTCCCGGCCTGGCGTTCGTCGGGCTGATGCAGTCCACCGGGGCGGCGTTTCCGCTGGTCGAGGCGCAGGCCCGGCTGGTTGCCGGCCGGCTCGCCGGCACCTGGGCGCCGCCGGACCCGGCGCGGCAGGCCGCCGCCTGCCGCGCCGAGCTGCGGGCCGCCACCGCCCGGTGGGGGCAGCGCCGCCCGCACCTTCGGGTGGACTTCGACGCGTACCTGGCCGAGCTGGGGCGGGAACTGACCGCCGGACGCCGCCGGGCGGGGGTGGCACGGTGAGCGGGCTGACCGGCCGGCGGGTGCTGGTCACCGGGGCGCGTGGCACCTTCGGCCAGCACCTGTGCGCCGCGCTCACCGGCGCCGGCGCCCGGGTCGTCGGGCTGGACCTGCACCCGGACGAGGACGGCGACGTGCCGGTGCTCGGCTGCGACCTGACCGACCCGGCGGCCGTGCCGCCGGCGGTGCGGGCCGCCGTGGACCGGCTCGGCGGGCTGGACCTGCTGGTCAACAACGCCGGCGTCGGTGGCCCCGCGCCCGCCGAGCTGCCCCCCGACGAGGTGGTCCGGCAGCAGATCGAGGTCAACCTGCTCGCCGCCTGGCGGACCACCGCCGCGGCGTTGCCGGCCCTGGAATCGGCGCGCGGCCGGGTGGTGTTCGTGGCCAGCCGGATGGCGGTGCTCCCGCTGCCCCTCGCAGCCGCGTACGGGGTGAGCAAGCGGGCCCTGGTGGCGTACGCCGACGCGCTGCGCCACGAGGTCGGCACCCACGTCGGGGTCAGCGTCGTCTACCCCAGCATGGTCGCCTCACCGATCCACGACAGCACCGCCCAGGCCGGGCTGTCGCTGAACGGGGTTTCCCGGCTGGAACCGGTCGAAGGGGTCATCGCGGCGATCCTGCGGGCCGCCACCGCCCGCCGCGCGCCCCGCGACGTCGCCACCACCACCCGGGGGCGGGTCGAGCTGGCCCTGGCCCGGCACGCGCCCGCCCTCGCCGACCGCCTGGTGCGCCGTACCGTCGCCGGAAGGATCGCCGCCGGTGACCTGGACGACGCGCCATTGGCCGCCGGCATGGTACGCCGGCACCGGGGGTCCGGCCGCTAGGGTGCCGCCATGCCGCTGTCGCCCTACGTCGCCCGGATGCGCCGTCACATCGGATCCGACCTGCTCATGCTCTACGGGGTGAGCGCGGTGGTGACCGACGACGCGGGGCGGCTGCTGCTGGCTCGCCGGGGCGACAACGGCGGCTGGTCCATCCCGGCCGGTGGGGTCGACCCGGGCGAGCAGCCGGCCGACGCGCTGCTGCGCGAGGTGTACGAGGAGACCGGCGTCAAGGTGGCGATCGAGCGGATCGGCGGGGTCGCCACCCACCCGGTCGTCTACCCCAACGGCGACGCCTGCGAGTACCTCAACGTCTGGTTCCACTGCCGGGCGGTGGGCGGAGTGCCCACCGCCGACGGCGACGAGTCCCTCGCCGTCGACTGGTTCGACCCGGACGACCTGCCCGAGCTGGACGACTGGTCCCGACTGCGGATCTCCACCGCGCTGCGCGAGGACCGGGCCGCCTGGTACGCCGCCCCGGGCGAGCGCCACCCGGGCCTCACCCAGCCCGACAACCTCTGATCCTCGGCGGCAGGCGTCACCGGCCGGTCCCGGCGGTGCTGTCCCGCACGGTCAGCCGGGGGACGAGCAGCGTCACCTCCGGCACCGGGTCCTCCCGAAGCCGGCGCATCAGCAGCGCCACCGCCTGCCGGCCGATCTCCTCGGCGGGGACCGGCACCGAGGTGAGGCCGGCCTGGTCGGCGAACTGGTCGGGGCAGATGGCCACCACGGAGACGTCCCGCGGCACCTGCCGGCCCAGGGCCGGCAACGCGGCCAGCACCGGGCCGACCGCCGACTCGTTCTGCACCACCAGCGCGGAGACGTCGGGATGGCGGTCCAGCAGTGATCCCAGGTCGCGGCGGACCGCGGCCGGGCCCTCCTCGCACGGCAGGGTCACCGCGTCGACGCCGAGCCGCGCGGCGGCGGCCACCACCCCGGCCCGGGTCCGGTGGGCGAAGCCGGTGCCCCGTCCGTAGACGGCCGCCGGGGCGCCGAGCAGCGCCACCCGCCGGTGCCCCAGCCCGGCCAGGTGCTCGACGCACACCTCACCGGCCCGGTGGAAGTCGAGGTCGACGCAGGCCAGACCGGCGGTGTCGGTGGGATGGCCGATCAGCACGCTGGGCAGCGCCAGTTCCCGCAGCAGCGGCACCCGGGAGTCGTCCAGCTCCACGTCCATCAGCAGGACGCCGTCGACCATCGCGCTGCCGGCGATCCGACGCAATCCGGCCGGGCCCTCGTCGGAGGTGACCAGCAGCACGTCGTGGTCGAACCGGCGGGCGGTGGTGACCACGGCGGTGGCGAACTGCATCACCACCGGCACCTGCATCCCGGTGCGCAGCGGCAGCACCAGCGCGATCACGTTGGCCCGGCGGCTGGCCAGGGCGCGGGCCCCGGCGTTCGGGTGGTAGCCGAGGGCGCGGACGCTGGCCAGGACCCGGTCGCGGGTCACCGCGGAGATCACCCGCTTGCCGCTGAGGACGTACGAGACGGTGCTGGCGGCGACCCCGGCGTGCCGGGCGACGTCGGCGATGGTGACCTGGCCGGCGGGGCTGCGGCCGCGGCCCGGCGCGCGGGTCACCGGCCCACCCCGCACCCGGCCACGGCCGACCGGGCGGCACCGGCCGCGCCGGTGACGGTGAGCGCGCCGACCAGCCGGATGTCCCGGGCCGAGCGGCCGACCTGGACGGTGTGGGTGGCGTCCTCCACCACCAGCGCGCCCCGGGACTCGTCCCACCAGGCCAGCTCGGCGGTACGCAGCCGCAGCGTGACCGTCGCGCGCTGCCCGGGCGCCAGGGTGACCCGGGCGAAGTCGCGTAGCTGCCGCAGCGGCTGCTTGACCCGGGAACGCCGCTGCCGGGTGTAGAGCTGCACCACCTCCGTGCCGGGGCGGGCACCGGTGTTGGTGACCGACACGCTGACCTCGACCTCCTCGCCGGCGGTCGCCTCGGCCGTGTCCAACCGCAGGTCGGCGTAGTCGAAGCGGGCGTAGCTGAGCCCGTGCCCGAACGGATACAGCGGCTCGCCCCGGTGGTACAGGTAGGTGGCGTCCGCACCGATGATGTCGTAGTCGAGCAGGTCCGGCAGCTCGGCGGCGTCGGCGTACCAGGTCTGGGTGAGCCGGCCGGCCGGGTCGGCGTCGCCGAGCAGCACGTCGGCGAGGGCCGCGCCGTGCTCCTGGCCGCCGTGCGAGGTCCACAGCACCGCCGGCAGGTGCCGCTGCGCCCAGCCCACCGCGTACGGGTAGCTGCTGGTCACCACCAGCACGGTCCGCGGGTTGGCGGCGTGTACGGCGCGCAGCAGCGCCTCCTGCCCGGCGGGCAGGGCCAGGTCGACCCGGTCCTCGGTCTCACGTCCGTTGACCATCGGGTGGTTGCCCAGCGTCACCACGGCCACGTCCGCGGCGGCGGCCAGCGCGGCGGCCTCGGCGGCCCCGTCGGCGAGCAGGTCCACGGTGAACGCGGCGGCGCGGGCCGGGTCCGCCCCGACGGAGAGCCGGCCGTCGGCGTCGACGGCCACATACCCGCCGGTGGCGAGGTGGTGCAGCAGCGCGGTGCCGTCGGGGCGGTGGTCGAAGCGGAACGTCTCCCGGACCACCCAGCCGCCCGGGCCGGGACGGTCGTTGACCAGCGTACCGCTGTCGTCGGCACCGACGTGCCGGCCGTTGCCGACGGCGCGCAGCGCCACCACGTCCCCGCCCCAGTCGAAGACGTCGAACGCGGCGGGCGTGGCGTCGAGGGCCAGCGGGCCGCCGTCCGGGGTGCCGGGGCAGTGGACGTACCGGTCGCCGAGGCGCAGCGCGATCCGGTCCGTGCCCGGGTGGGTGGTCACCTCGGGCAGCCGTCCGGCCAGCCCGGCGTAGGCGGTGACCGCGTACGGCAGGGTGCCGCTGTACCAGTCGAGGTGCACGGCGTCGGCGAGCGGGCCGAGCACGGCCACCCGAGGCGCGGTGGCGGGGGAGAGGGGGAGCAGCCCGTCGTTGCGCAGCAGCACGACCGCGGCGCGGGCCGCCTCGCGGGCCAGCCGCCGGTGCGCCGGGCAGTCGACCACGTCGGGCGGCACGTCGGCGTACGGGTCCTCGTCCGGCGGGTCCAGGTCGCCCAGACGCAGCCGTACGCCGAGGATGCGGCGGACCGCCCGGTCCACGTCGGACTCGCTGACCAGCCCGCGGCGCAGCGCCTCGGTCAGCCGCTCGACGGTCGGGACGCTGTTCTGGTCGTCCTCGGTGAAGCTGTCGACGCCGGCGCGCAGCGCGGCGGCGAAGCCCTCGACGTGGTCGGGCAGATGGCCCTGCACGCCGGCGAGGTTGCCGACCGCCCCGGCGTCGCCGACCACCATGATCTCGTCGTCGGCCCAGCCGCGCAGCTCGCCGGCGATGAGCGGGCTGACATGCGCCGGCACCCCGTTGACCCGGTTGTACGAGGCCATCACCGCCACCGCCGCGCCGGCTTGGACGGGTGCCCGGAAGGCGGGCAGCTCGTACTCGTGCAGCACCCGGGGCGGCAGGTCGCTGGAGGTGGTGGCCCGGTCGGTCTCGTTGTTGTAGCCCAGGAAGTGCTTGAGCGTCGGCGCGGTGCGCAACCGGGTCGGGTGGTCGCCGCGCAGCCCCCGGGCGTACGCGGTGGCCAGCCGCCCGGTCAGCCACGGGTCCTCGGACCAGCCCTCCTCGTTGCGCCCCCAGCGCGGGTCGCGCAGCGGGTTCACCACCGGCGCCCACACGTTGAGGCCGACCCGGGCGGGGTCGGCCTGGTGCATGGCGCGGACCTCGTCGCCGACGGCGGCGCCCACGGCCCGGATCAGGTCGGGGTCCCAGGTGGCGGCCAGGCCGACCGCCTGGGGGAAGACGGTCGCCGGCCCGAGCCAGGCGACGCCGTGCAGCGCTTCGGTGCCGGTGCGGAACGCGGGCAGGCCGAGCCGGGGCACCGGCGCCTGCCACTGGTGCAGCAGGCCGAGTTTCTCCGGCAGGGTGAGCCGGGCCAGCAGATCGTCGAGGCGGTGGGGGGTGCGGTCGGTCATGGCGGGTGCCTTCCGTGGGCGTCGGGGCGACCGGCGGGCTGTCGAAGCGCTTCGACGGCCGTCGTGACGAGCGGCGGAGCGCGAACATGCGGATGGGAGCGGTGGTCGGCCCGGACGCTGGTGAAGCGCTTCGACGACCGCGGAGAAACAAGCCGCCCCGGCTGCCCTGGTACGGGGTGGCGGTACCGAGGTTGGCACCAGGGCACCGATCCGGTCAAGGCCCGGTGCGGGTCCGGGCCGTGCGTGCGCTCAGGTGGTCGGTAGTCGGCCGGCCTCCACGGTGGCCAGCGCGGCGGTGGCGCCGCCGAGCGCGGTCGCCGCGGAGCCGAGCGTGCTGGCCTCCAGCCGGCACGCGCCGGGAGCGAGGGTACGGGCGGACAGCTCCGCCCGGGCCGCCGGCAGCAGCCAGGGGGCCAGGGCCGCGAGGTGGCCGCCGACCACGACCACCTGCGGGTCGATCAGGTTGGCCAGGATGGACACTCCGTGACCGAGCCACCGGCCGACCTCGGTGAGTCCGGTCAGGACGGTGTCGTCGCCGGCGTGGGCGAGGGCCTGGATGCGGTCGATCTCCGGCAGGTAGTCGGTGACCGGGCCGTCCCGCTCGGCGTCGGGCAGGACCCGGCGGACCACGGCGTCCACCCCGGTCAGTGCCGCCAGGCAGCCGTGCCGGCCGCACGCGCAGGCCGGTCCGGCCGGGTCCAGCGGCACATGGCCGATCTCGCCGGCGAAGCCGCGGCCGCCGCGCAGCAGCCGGCCGCCGCTGACCGTCCCCGCGCCGAGCGCGGTCCCGCCGGTCAGGTGCACCAGGTCGGCCGTCCCGGCGTACGCGCCGTGGCGCTGCTCGGCCAGGACGGCGAGGTTGGCGTCGGTGTCGACGCCGACGGTGAAGCCCGGTTCCCGCAGCGCGCGACGCAGTTCGGCGGCGAGCGGCAGGTCCCGCCAGCCCAGCGTGGGGGCCAGTGGGACCACGCCGTCGGCGCCCACCAGCCCGGGTACGCCCACGGTGAGGCCGAGCACGCCGCGGCCCTGCCCGGTGAGCCGGGTGACCGCTCGGCGGGCCAGCGCGGCGAGCGCGCGTACGGTCTCCTCGGCCGGGACGGTCGGCGCGGCGAAGGCACGCCGCCAGGTGAGCAGCCGGTTGCCGCCCAGGTCGACGGCGACCACCACGAGTTCGTCGTCGCCGACCTGGAGCCCGAGCCCGGCGTACGGCTCGCCGTCGAGGACGAGCATGGTGGCGGGCCGGCCGACCCGGTTCTCGGTGAGCCCGGTCTCGCGCAGCAGTCGCCGTTGGATCAGTTCGGTGACCAGGCTGGAGACGGTGGCCTTGTTGAGTCCGGTGTGCGCGGCGATGTCGGCCCGGGAGCAGGGTGCGTGCAGCCGGACGTGTCGCAGGACCACGGCCCGGTTGGCCACCCGGACGTCGCTGAGGTCGGTGGGCTGGGGTGGGGTGTGGATGCTGATCACGAGCTGCCCGCTTCCTGCGCCGACACTGCCGGTCCCGGTGGTGCGGCTCTCATCATCGCCTACCTCCGTGGTCGGTTCGGATCGACCACCCGGGGGTGGTGCCGCGGCTGTCTTGTGGGCGGGATCACCGTCGATTAGTTTGTTCGGCTAGAACCCCAACTAATTCTATCCGGTTCCAGGTCCTCGGCAAACCACCACGACGAAGGGAGCGCGCCGTGAAGCCGTCCCTGCCGGGCGCATCCACCGACCGCCGGACCCTGCTGCGGCTGGTCGGCCTCGGCGCCGCCGCCACCACTGTCGGCGGCGCCCTGACCGCATGCAGCAAGGAGGCCGGCAGCAAGGGCACCGCCACCAAGGCCGACGCCATCCGGTCGGTGCTGCCCACGTACAAGCCGGCCGAGCTGCTCAAGCCGGACATCCCCGGGGAGGGACCGATCCCCGACGGCTATCTCAGCTACCCACGGCAACTGGTGGACGCGGTCACCGAACAGCCGGGCCGAGGCGGGCCGGCCATCCGCACCATGAGCCCGTGGTGGGGCCCCACCCCGCCGACCCTGGGCCGGAACTCCTACCTCGCCGCGGTCAACGCCAGGCTCGGCGTCGACGTCGACCCCAGCCTCCAGGACGGCGGCACGTACGCCGACAAGCTCAACGCGATGCTGGGCGCCCGCGACGTGCCGGACATCCTCAGCGTGCCCAACTGGGAGGTCGACAAGATCGCCCGATTCTCCGACGCGGTCAAGGCGCTCTTCGAGGACCTCACCGACCACCTCAAGGGCGACGCCGCCGCGGCCTACCCGTACCTGGCCGCGCTGCCCACCGGCGCGTGGGAGTACTCGGTCTGGGGCGGCCGGCTCCACGCGGTGCCGTTCCCCACCGACGGCCCCTTCGCCTGGGCGCTGTTCCACCGCAAGGACCTGCTCGACCGGGCCGGCCTGGCCGCGCCGACCAGCCCCGACGAGCTGTACGAGCTGGGCAAAAAGGTCACCGACCCGGCCCGGGGCGTCTGGGCCTTCGGCAGCATCTTCGACATGGTGCAGCAGTTCTTCGGCTGCCAGCAGATCTGGCGCAAGCGGCCCGACGGCGGCCTGGAGCACAAGTTCGAGAACCCGGCGTTCGCCGCCGCCCTGGAGTTCACCGCCAGGCTGTTCAAGGAGGGGCTGGTCCACCCCGACACGGTGGCCAGCAAGGGCGCCGACGAGAAGCAGCTGTTCAAGGCCGGCAAGATCCTGATGTACCAGGACGGCCTCGGCGCCTGGCAGGGCCTGCAGAGCGAGCAGACCAAGGTGCTGCCCAGCTTCGACATGCAGCCAATGCCGGTCTTCGGCGCGGGCGGTAACCAACCGCTGATCTGGGGCAGCGAGAAACCGATCTTCTTCACCTTCGTCAAGAAGGGCCTCGGCAAGGATCGCGTCGGCGAGCTGCTGCGGGTGCTCAACTGGTGCGCCGCCCCGTTCGGCAGCCGCGAGTTCGAGCTGCGCGAGTACGGCGTGGAGGGAAAGCACTTTACCCGGGGCGCCGACGGCAGCCCGGTGCCCACCGAACTGGGCCGCAAGGAGATGGGCGCCCAGTACACCCACATCGGCGGCCGGGTCCCGGTGAAGGTGCGCAGCGCCGACACCCCGAACTACGTGCAGGACTACCTCGGCTACTACCAGAAGAACATCGCCCTGATGGAGAAGGACCTGTTCGCCGGGATCAAGCTGGAGCTGCCCGCCAACTGGTCGAAGATCATCCAGCCGACCGACGACAAGATCCGCGACATCCTGCGCGGCCGGCGACCGGTCAGCGACCTGGAAGCGGTCCGCAAGGAGTTCTTCGTCACCGGCGGCGAGGAGGGGCGCGCGTTCTTCGAGAAGGCGCTCGCCGACAACGGCCGATGAGTGAGCGCCAGCAAGCGAAT
This region includes:
- a CDS encoding MFS transporter — its product is MTGLDHDVALRRAPLLGFATGSLGMGVWLTVPGLLLLYFLTDVLAVAPWLAGLTLLLPKIADVLLHPWIGHRSDVEQARRGHRRRLLLAGCVLPLAFAALFAVPGGLTGGAAAAWVALLFIAGNLLFAAYQVPYLATPADLRIGYHERTRLMAFRMVVLTVGILLSGLLAPLLTGGDTPTRGGYLRMAALLGVGMLVAMLVGIAGIDRLRQAAAGPAAPEAGGWRALAESLRDRQFRWLVAAYLAMSTTTHLVLAGVPYYAQYELGRPKLTTVLVAAFLAPALLVTPAWLAVARRFGKQRALLAAQSTFAVGALVLAVGRPVGLPVLVAVVAVLGVAFAALQLLPFSMLPDVIRAAGATRAGTYTGVWTATEATGGALGPYAYALCLAAGGFVASSAGETLTQSPAALAAIRYGFGLLPAAMMAVAVLLQRRYTLDRVARADPGTGH
- a CDS encoding TetR/AcrR family transcriptional regulator encodes the protein MPRRRPGRPRRDDQRPTRDLVLAAATALFAERGFDAVSLRDVASAAGVDVATVAHHTGTKAQLYDACFARVFAAEQEVLAAAGERARGALAAGPAEALRALHDLVDVFVDFLEDRPETTALWLRRWLEPHRHGELDQRYAAPLYGLVEQLLAAAAERGALDEPTPHITVRSLVWAVHGHVVALAASGGAGARERREFRAFVHRFLDALYPPAAP
- a CDS encoding flavin-containing monooxygenase — protein: MTARPRVAVIGAGVAGLSTLKALRDAGVPAVAFESADTVGGLWVYGAPGSPAYTTLHLNTSKGRTQFADHPMPADWPDYPGHARIASYLADYADRFGLHEDIRLRHTVTRVDRAADDTWTVHATGPDGPVRVDVEAVVVANGHNRVPKLPDGYAGECTADQMHSHDYRGPDQLAGRRVLVVGGGNSAMDIAVDASYAATRALLSLRRGVWVVPKYLLGRPSDTLNGALARRLPWRLRQRISQTMLTATVGPPTRYGLPAPTHGFLQDHPTLSDGLLSRLTHGDIEARPGIARFAGNRVEFTDGRADEVDLVIWCTGYRVAVPFLDPALLGDGADRLPLYLHVFHLDAPGLAFVGLMQSTGAAFPLVEAQARLVAGRLAGTWAPPDPARQAAACRAELRAATARWGQRRPHLRVDFDAYLAELGRELTAGRRRAGVAR
- a CDS encoding SDR family NAD(P)-dependent oxidoreductase; the encoded protein is MSGLTGRRVLVTGARGTFGQHLCAALTGAGARVVGLDLHPDEDGDVPVLGCDLTDPAAVPPAVRAAVDRLGGLDLLVNNAGVGGPAPAELPPDEVVRQQIEVNLLAAWRTTAAALPALESARGRVVFVASRMAVLPLPLAAAYGVSKRALVAYADALRHEVGTHVGVSVVYPSMVASPIHDSTAQAGLSLNGVSRLEPVEGVIAAILRAATARRAPRDVATTTRGRVELALARHAPALADRLVRRTVAGRIAAGDLDDAPLAAGMVRRHRGSGR
- a CDS encoding NUDIX domain-containing protein yields the protein MPLSPYVARMRRHIGSDLLMLYGVSAVVTDDAGRLLLARRGDNGGWSIPAGGVDPGEQPADALLREVYEETGVKVAIERIGGVATHPVVYPNGDACEYLNVWFHCRAVGGVPTADGDESLAVDWFDPDDLPELDDWSRLRISTALREDRAAWYAAPGERHPGLTQPDNL
- a CDS encoding LacI family DNA-binding transcriptional regulator — its product is MTRAPGRGRSPAGQVTIADVARHAGVAASTVSYVLSGKRVISAVTRDRVLASVRALGYHPNAGARALASRRANVIALVLPLRTGMQVPVVMQFATAVVTTARRFDHDVLLVTSDEGPAGLRRIAGSAMVDGVLLMDVELDDSRVPLLRELALPSVLIGHPTDTAGLACVDLDFHRAGEVCVEHLAGLGHRRVALLGAPAAVYGRGTGFAHRTRAGVVAAAARLGVDAVTLPCEEGPAAVRRDLGSLLDRHPDVSALVVQNESAVGPVLAALPALGRQVPRDVSVVAICPDQFADQAGLTSVPVPAEEIGRQAVALLMRRLREDPVPEVTLLVPRLTVRDSTAGTGR
- a CDS encoding beta-glucosidase family protein, coding for MTDRTPHRLDDLLARLTLPEKLGLLHQWQAPVPRLGLPAFRTGTEALHGVAWLGPATVFPQAVGLAATWDPDLIRAVGAAVGDEVRAMHQADPARVGLNVWAPVVNPLRDPRWGRNEEGWSEDPWLTGRLATAYARGLRGDHPTRLRTAPTLKHFLGYNNETDRATTSSDLPPRVLHEYELPAFRAPVQAGAAVAVMASYNRVNGVPAHVSPLIAGELRGWADDEIMVVGDAGAVGNLAGVQGHLPDHVEGFAAALRAGVDSFTEDDQNSVPTVERLTEALRRGLVSESDVDRAVRRILGVRLRLGDLDPPDEDPYADVPPDVVDCPAHRRLAREAARAAVVLLRNDGLLPLSPATAPRVAVLGPLADAVHLDWYSGTLPYAVTAYAGLAGRLPEVTTHPGTDRIALRLGDRYVHCPGTPDGGPLALDATPAAFDVFDWGGDVVALRAVGNGRHVGADDSGTLVNDRPGPGGWVVRETFRFDHRPDGTALLHHLATGGYVAVDADGRLSVGADPARAAAFTVDLLADGAAEAAALAAAADVAVVTLGNHPMVNGRETEDRVDLALPAGQEALLRAVHAANPRTVLVVTSSYPYAVGWAQRHLPAVLWTSHGGQEHGAALADVLLGDADPAGRLTQTWYADAAELPDLLDYDIIGADATYLYHRGEPLYPFGHGLSYARFDYADLRLDTAEATAGEEVEVSVSVTNTGARPGTEVVQLYTRQRRSRVKQPLRQLRDFARVTLAPGQRATVTLRLRTAELAWWDESRGALVVEDATHTVQVGRSARDIRLVGALTVTGAAGAARSAVAGCGVGR
- a CDS encoding ROK family transcriptional regulator; translated protein: MISIHTPPQPTDLSDVRVANRAVVLRHVRLHAPCSRADIAAHTGLNKATVSSLVTELIQRRLLRETGLTENRVGRPATMLVLDGEPYAGLGLQVGDDELVVVAVDLGGNRLLTWRRAFAAPTVPAEETVRALAALARRAVTRLTGQGRGVLGLTVGVPGLVGADGVVPLAPTLGWRDLPLAAELRRALREPGFTVGVDTDANLAVLAEQRHGAYAGTADLVHLTGGTALGAGTVSGGRLLRGGRGFAGEIGHVPLDPAGPACACGRHGCLAALTGVDAVVRRVLPDAERDGPVTDYLPEIDRIQALAHAGDDTVLTGLTEVGRWLGHGVSILANLIDPQVVVVGGHLAALAPWLLPAARAELSARTLAPGACRLEASTLGSAATALGGATAALATVEAGRLPTT
- a CDS encoding extracellular solute-binding protein, which codes for MKPSLPGASTDRRTLLRLVGLGAAATTVGGALTACSKEAGSKGTATKADAIRSVLPTYKPAELLKPDIPGEGPIPDGYLSYPRQLVDAVTEQPGRGGPAIRTMSPWWGPTPPTLGRNSYLAAVNARLGVDVDPSLQDGGTYADKLNAMLGARDVPDILSVPNWEVDKIARFSDAVKALFEDLTDHLKGDAAAAYPYLAALPTGAWEYSVWGGRLHAVPFPTDGPFAWALFHRKDLLDRAGLAAPTSPDELYELGKKVTDPARGVWAFGSIFDMVQQFFGCQQIWRKRPDGGLEHKFENPAFAAALEFTARLFKEGLVHPDTVASKGADEKQLFKAGKILMYQDGLGAWQGLQSEQTKVLPSFDMQPMPVFGAGGNQPLIWGSEKPIFFTFVKKGLGKDRVGELLRVLNWCAAPFGSREFELREYGVEGKHFTRGADGSPVPTELGRKEMGAQYTHIGGRVPVKVRSADTPNYVQDYLGYYQKNIALMEKDLFAGIKLELPANWSKIIQPTDDKIRDILRGRRPVSDLEAVRKEFFVTGGEEGRAFFEKALADNGR